The stretch of DNA CAAAACTGAGCGACAAATACAACGCGTCGGCAGCGCAGACGGCACCGCAACGCAACCAACACGCCATACCCCCACCGATGGACATCACCGATATCGTTTCGACAGAGTACGTAGAATTACCGCCAGACGCCACGGTCTCGAAGCTCGTCGGGGTCTTCGAGGACCCCTCCGTCACCGGCGTCGTCGTGGCCGGTTCGGAGTTCGAGGGCGTCGTCACAAGACGACAACTCGCCACCTCGCACCGCCAGCCGAACGAAAAGCTCGCGTCGCTGGTCTGGCACGTCCCCCGACTCGCACCCGACGAAGACGTGCGAAAGGTCGCTCAGCTGATGATCGACAGCGACTCGCGGCTCCTGCCGGTGTTCGAGGGGCAGGAGCCCGTCGGCGTCGTTCGCGCCGACGACATCCTCGAAGCGGTGACGCCGTTCCTCGACGCGGCGACCGTCGCGGAGGCGGCCAGCACCGACCTGGTCACGGTCGACCCGACGTCGAGTTTCGGGGAGGCCCTCCACGTCTTCCGCGAGAACCGAATCACTCACGTACCGGTCGTCGAGGACGACGCGGTCGTCGGAATGTTGAGCCTCTACGACGTGATCGATTTCACGGGCCGCTCGGCCGATCGCAGCAAAGGCGGCGACGCCAGCGGAACGGACTCCTTCGGTGGGTCGATTTCCGGCAGTTCGGGACGCGCTCGCGGCGGCGGATACGGCGCTCGGGAGGGTGAGTTGGCCCGGTTGCTCGACCTTCCAGTCCGAGACGTGATGAACTCCCCGGTGCGAACGATCCAGCCGGAGGAGACACTCGACAGGGCCGTCGAAGAGATGTTCGAGATCGGCGGGTCCTCGCTGGCAGTAACCACGGACGGAGAACTGCACGGAATCATCACGAAGACGGACGTCCTCGACGCGCTCACGTGGGAAGCCGGCGGGAACCGGGCAGTCCAGGTCTACGGAATCGACCTGATAGACGACATCGCGTACGAGGACATCGTCGATATGATCGATACGCTCGACGAACGAGACCAGCGGATGACCGTCCTGGACGCGAGAGTCCACCTGCACAGACACGACGAGAAGCTTCGCGGCACGCCGCTGATACTCGCCCGGATCCGACTGCACACCGATCGGGGACTGTACATCGCCTCCGGCGAGGGGTACGGAGCGAAGCACGCCATCAACGAGGCCCGAGAGGTGTTAGAGCGGCAGATCCGGGACAAGAAGACCTATGGCCGCAACAAGAAACCACGGAGTGAGGAGTTTTGGGAGAAGCGATTCGGCTGGCTGCTCGAAGGGGAGGACTGAACGACTCCCCGCTCAGGCTCTCTCGGAGCCGCGGGCACCCCGCACTTCCGCAAATTGAGAACCACTGACAGGAATTATTACCCTGTCAGCCGTAGGTCCACGCGTCGTTATGGCCAACCCGAGAAATCCGTTTCGCGAACTGGACCGGCTGTTCGAACAGATGCAGGAGAACGTCGGGGAAGCGAGTCGCTGGTGGGAGTCGGAGCCGTTCGCCCGGACGGAGCGCGACTCGGCGTCGATGCGCGTCGACCTCAGAGACGCCGGCGACGAACTCGTCCTGACCGCGGAGTTGCCCGGGTTCGAGAAAGACGACATCGACGTGCACCTCACCGACCAATCGCTCGAAATCGACGCCGAACACCGCGAGGAAGTCGAAGCGAGCGACGACGAATACATCCGTCGCGAGCGTTACCGGGCGTCGATGAGCCGATCGATTCCGCTCCCGGAGGCGGTGATGGCCGAAGACGTCACGGCCTCCTACGGCAACGGCGTCCTGACAGTGACGATGCCGAAGAGCGAACCGGAGTCCGAAGGGATCGAGATCGACGTAGACTGAGTGCACCGACCGTCTCGGGCCGTTGGTCGGATCTCCTCGGGGCCGAGGGGGCGAACCGACTGACAGCCGGTGGCGGCGGGTCCGCGACTGTCGTCCGCAAGAACAGTTATGTATTTCTACCCCAATTCTCCGCTATGGAGCAGAATGTCGGCCGAACCGACGGAATCGCACGGGTCGCGATCGGAGCGATCGCCGGAGTGATCTCGCTCGCCATACTGGGCAACGCCGTGTCCGGACCGGCCATCCTCTCGCCGATACTCGGGATCGTTTCGATTATGATGCTCGCGACCGGCGCGACGGGACGCTGCGGCGTCTACTCCCTCATCGGCGTGAACACCTGCAAGGCGCGGTAACCGCCGCGAGCGACCACCCAGAAGGGACTCGCGTCGCTAGCGGCGGGTTCCGTTCGAGGGTGTAGTGAATGCAATGAACATAATTAGTGAATGTAACTGGTGAATATGATTGCTGGCGAGAAACGAGTCCGTCATCGGAAGGTGGACTGATCGCACCTGGACACTCGGGTCCGTGGCGGTCACGACCGCGGTCTGAGCCGCGACCGTGGACCGGTGGCCTTCGGAGGTACAACTAAACGCCCGTCGCGTCTCACAGCACGTATGACCGACGCGGAACGAGCCGCGCGACTCCGCGACGCCGCCCGCCGAGCACCGGCGACCGTCGACCTGGAGGAACTGGGACCGCATCTGGCGGCCGATTCGATCGAAGCACGGGCGCGCGCCTTGGAGACCCTCGGCCGGTTGGCGCTCGCGGGGCGAGACGTCGAGTCGTACGCGGATCGACTCGATCGATGCTACGGCGACCGCGACCTCTTGGACGCCCCCGTGCGGCTGTCGACCGAACGGGACTCCGAGGCGTGGGTCCAACCGCGCGCGCTGGCGTTCGCCGTGGCGGCGCTCGCTCTGACCGGGGCGGTCGACCGCGGCGACGCCATCCGTTCGGCCGTGAACGCCTACGAGAACCAGCATCCGGAGTTCGACGCGGAGATGCGAACGAACACGGCGATACGGGAGGTCGGCTGGGGATTCGCATCGGTTGTGATCTTCACCGACGGCTACGTGGACGTCATCCTGAGCCTCGTCGACCGCGACGACGACACGGTCCGCCGGGTCGGCGCGTCAGCGCTGTCGGACGTCGCAGAGGAGTACGCGCCGATCAGAGACGAGTACCCCGACGAGACGCCCCGACTCGTCGCCGACGCCGCCGAGCGACTCGCGACAGATTCGCATCCGAGGGTCAGATACCACGCGGCGTTTGCGCTCACTGAGTACGCGATGGACCGGCCGGAACTCGTCCGTCCGCGCGCGGACGTGCTTTCGGCGGCACTCCGAGACGAGGCCGCACTCGTGCGGAAAGAGGCAGCGGCGACGCTGGGATTCGTCGGCGCCGCCGACGCGGTGCCCGCGCTGCGGGATTTGGCCGAAACAGACCCCGACGAACGGGTCCGAGAGGCGGCAGCCGACGCCAGAGAGTCCCTGGAGAGCGAGCGCGAGTGACTGCCGGGACGGCAACAGTTCGACCCCGCCAGCGACGCCGAGGTGCCCGGCGATTCCGATCGAAAACCAAAGTTCGTATATCGGCGGCATCTCGTAGAGGGAGACAAGATGATGGACGTGAGCGTAATCGGCTGTGGAAACATGGGCGGAGCCCTGATCACGGGGCTCTCCGATGCGGGCGGCTACCGCATCACGGCCTACGACGTGGACCCCGACGCCTTCGAGTCGATCGAGGCGTACGCCGACCGGACGACGACCGACCTCGACGACGTCCGAGACTCCGAGGTCGTCGTCCTCGCGGTCAAACCGGACATCGTGCCCCTGGTGCTCGAGGACCTCGACCTCCGGGCGGAGCAAACGCTCGTCACGATCGCCGCGGGGGTCTCGACCGACGTCGTCGCGAGCGAGACGGACGCGACGGTCGTTCGGGTGATGCCGAACCTGGCGGCCAGAACCCGTAACATGGCCGCCGCCGTCGCCTGGGAGGCACCCGACGAGAACGTCGAACGGATGCTCGGTGACCTCGGGGAGTTCGTCGTCATCGACGAGAACCTGATGGACGTCGCCACGGCGCTGAACGGTAGCGGCCCCGCCTTCGTGTTCTACCTCGTCGGCGCGATGCAGAAGCGGGCCGTCGAGGAGGGCCTCGACGCCGAGAAAGCGCGCGTCCTCGCGGCCCAGACGTTCAAGGGGGCCGCCGAGACGATCCTCCGGTCCGAGGAGTCCATCGAGGACCTGATCGACGCCGTCTGCTCCCCGGGCGGGACGACGATCGAGGGGATGGACGTGCTGTGGGACAGCGACGTTGAGCAGGAGGTCGGCGACGCCCTGAGCGCCGCGCGGCGACGCTCCGCCGAACTGGCCGAGGAAGCCGAGAAATGAGCGGCGTCGTCGCCGCGGCGGAGGTCGACGAGGCCCGGAAACTGGCCGCGGAGGCCGGACGCGTCGTCGTCAAGGCCGGTACCAACTCGCTCACCGACGAGGAGTCGAACCTCGACGACGACAAGCTCGACAAACTCGTCGACGACGTGGCCGACCTCGTCGAGCGCGACAAGGAGGTCATCCTGGTCTCCTCGGGCGCGATCGGCGCGGGGAAGGGCCGGATCGGGTTCAAGCCCGACGACACCGTCGAGGAGTCCCAGGCGGTCTCGACGATCGGGCAGAGCCACCTGATGCGCCGCTACACCGAGAGCTTCGAGCGCTACGGCCTCACGGTCGCGCAGATCCTCGTGACCGACCACGACCTCGGGGATACCGACCGTTTCACGAACTTCAAGAACACGATCGAGACGCTGCTCGAGTGGGGCGTCGTCCCCATCGTCAACGAGAACGACGCCGTCGCGACCGAGGAGATCCGCATCGGCGACAACGACATGATCTCCTCGTCGATCGCGATCGGCGTCGACGCCGATCTGCTGGTCACGCTCACGGACGTCGGCGGCGTCTACACCGGAAACCCGAAGGAGGACGCCGACGCCGAACTGATCGAGGCGGTCGGCCGGAACTACGACGAGGTCGAGCGGATCATCGACGCGACGGCGAGCGGCTCCTTCGGCGGCATCCGAACGAAAGTGCAGGGCGCCCGACGGGTGAGCGAGCACGGGCGGCCGGCGATCATCGCCCGCTCGACGGAGCCCGACGTCCTCGAGAAGATCGCCACCGAACAGCCCGTCGGAACCATCTTCGTCCCGATCAACGACCACCAATGACCGAAGACACCACGACGGCCGAGAAGTCGGCCGACACGAAAGTGACGGAAGCACAGTCCGCAGCGCTGGCGCTGGCGAACCTCTCGGAATCGGCTAGAAACGAGGCCCTGCACGCCATCGCCGACGGCATCGAGGCGAGGAGTGAAGAGATCCTCGAGGCCAACGCGAAAGACGTCGAGGCGGGCGAAGAGATGCTCGAAGCCGGCGAGTACACGCAGGCGTTCGTCGACCGGCTGAAGCTCTCGGAGTCGAAACTGGAGAGCATCGCAGCGATGGTTCGGAGCGTCGCCGGACAGGAGGACCCCCTCGGCCGGACGCTCGAAGCGCGACGGCTCGACGAGGACCTCGAACTGTACAAAGTCGCGGTGCCGATCGGCGTGCTGGGAACCGTCTTCGAATCCCGGCCGGACGCGCTGGTGCAGATCGCCGCGCTCAGCCTCAAGTCCGGCAACGCCGTCGTCCTCAAGGGCGGCAGCGAGGCGGCGCACTCGAACCGGATCCTCTACGAGGTGATCCGAGAGGCGACAGCGGACGTCCCCGACGGATGGGCACAACTCATCGAGGCCCGCGAGGACGTCGCGACGCTCTTAGAACGGGACGACGCCGTCGACCTCCTCATGCCGCGCGGCAGTTCGGAGTTCGTCAGCTACGTCGAGGACAACACGAAGATCCCGGTGCTCGGCCACACCGAGGGCATCTGCCACGTCTACGCCGACGAGGACGCGGACCTCTCGATGGCCGCCGACGTCGCCTTCGACGCGAAGGTGCAGTACCCCGCCGTCTGCAACGCCGTCGAGACGCTGCTGGTCCACGAGTCGGTCGCCGCGGACCTGCTGCCCGACCTGGCCGCCCGCTACCGCGAGGCGGACGTCGAACTCCGCGGCGACGAGCGCGCTCGCGACATCGTCGAGATGAACGCCGCGAGCGAGGCGGACTGGTCGACCGAGTACGGCGATCTGATCCTCGCGGTGAAGATCGTCGACTCCCTCGAAGACGCCATCGACCACGTCAACACCTACGGCTCGAAGCACACCGAATCGATCGTCACCGAGACCGCCGACCACGCGGAGCGATTTATGCGGCAGATCGACGCCGCGAGCGTGTTCCACAACGCGTCGACGCGCTTCGCCGACGGCTACCGCTTCGGCCTGGGCGCGGAGGTCGGAATCAGCACGGGCAAGACCCACGCCCGCGGTCCGGTCGGGCTAGAGGGCCTGACGACGTACAAGTACCACCTGGAAGGCGACGGCCAACTCGTCGCGACCTACGCCGGCGAGGGCGCGAAACCGTTCCTGCACGAGGACTTCGCGGGCGAGTGGTCGCCCGGACGGCTCTCGACGGAGTGACGGAGTCGCGCCGACCGCATCGGCGGTGATTCGTTCCACTCTCCGACGAACGGCCGCATTTAATCCGTTTTACTCAACGATTGAACGTAATTTTCCGTAGCTTACGAAGAGTATAAACAGATCAACCGTGATCTGCGTCCCGTGGAAGACGCATCGGACGCGGGGACGGACGGAGACCACCCCTACGAACATCTCGTCGAGCACGTCCAGGACGCGGTCGTCGAATTCGAGCTGATCGAGGGGACGCCCGTGGTCCGCGGCGTCAATCGAGCGTTCGTCGACGTCTTCGGGTACGAGGCCGGCACGGTCCGTGGCGAACCGCTCAACGACCTGATCGTCCCCGAGTGGCTCGTCGAGGAGGCGAAACAGCTCGACCAACAGACGGGGACCGGTGCGATCAACTACCAACGCGTGAAGCGGGAGACGGCGACGGGGCTTCGGGAGTTTCTCTACCGGGGCATCCCCTACGAGCGCGAGGATCGGGACGTCGACGGATTCGCCGTCTACACCGACATCACGGACCTCATACGGCAGCAACACCGCCTCCAGGTACTGAACAGAGTGCTGCGACACAACCTCCGGAACGAAGCGAACCTCATCAGCGGTCACACGGCCCGACTCCTCGATCAGTTTCCCGGGGACTCGGGGGACGCTATCGGGGCGGCGGCGACCATCGAACGCGCCGCGGCAGACCTCGAGTCGCTGGCGCGGGAAGCCGGGGAGATCGGCGCGGTCCTCTCGTCGTCGTCGCAGGTCGACGTCGTCGATAGCGTCCCGCTCGTCCACGGCGTCGTCGAAGCGCACAGACGAGAGTCTCCGCGGGCCGAGATACGGGGCGAGTTCCCCGACGAGATGGTGGTTCGGGGCAACGGCCACCTCCGCTCGGCGATCAACAGCCTGGTGGAGAACGCGATCGAACACAATCCCACCGAAGAGCCGTTCGTCCGCGTGTCGATCCGCCCTCTCGACCCCGGATGGGCGGCCATCCGGGTCGACGACGACGGGCCACGGATCCCCGCCGACGAGCGCGACATCCTCACCGGCGACCTGGAGGCAACCCAGACGCAACACGGGAGCGGGCTGGGGCTGTGGTTGGCCAAGTGGACCGCCGAGAGTTACGGCGGTGAGTTGCGGTTCGCGGAGAGCGCCTACGGCGGCAACAGCGTCAGCCTCCGACTGCCGCGGCCCTGACTCCTTCGCAGCCGCGACGGAATCTGATCGGTCGATCCGCTCGCCCGTTCCTCAGTCGGACGTCGTAGACTGCCGATCGGTCAGTTCAGCGAACTTCTCGCGGACTTTCTCGACTTTCGGCCGGGCGTGCATCCGGCAGTACGCGTCCGAGGGATTCTTCTCGAAGTAGTCCTGGTGGTACTCCTCGGCGGGCCAGAACCGCTGCAGTTCCACGATCTCGGTGACGATTTCGTCGTCGTACTCGCCGTCCAGCGCCTCGACGTACGCCTCCGCCTGTCGTTTCTGCTCGTCGTCGTCATACAGTACGATCGAGCGGTACTGCGAGCCGACGTCGGGACCCTGTCTGTTCAACTGCGTCGGGTCGTGCGTCGCGAAGAACACCTCCAGGAGGTCGGGGTAGTCGATCACGGCCGGATCGTACTCGACTTGTACGACCTCCGCGTGACCGGTGGATCCGGAGCAGACCTCTCGGTAGGTCGGGTTTTCCGTGTCGCCGCCGGCGTACCCCGACGTGACCGACTCGACGCCGGCGAGTTCCTTCATCGCCGCCTCGGTACACCAGAAGCACCCGCCGCCGAACGTGGCCGTTTCGGTCGTCATCGGTGACTATTGGGCGTCGAATCGTATGTAGCTGACGCGCCTCCGGAAGGCCAGCGACGCC from Halobellus litoreus encodes:
- a CDS encoding YgaP family membrane protein: MEQNVGRTDGIARVAIGAIAGVISLAILGNAVSGPAILSPILGIVSIMMLATGATGRCGVYSLIGVNTCKAR
- the proB gene encoding glutamate 5-kinase, with protein sequence MSGVVAAAEVDEARKLAAEAGRVVVKAGTNSLTDEESNLDDDKLDKLVDDVADLVERDKEVILVSSGAIGAGKGRIGFKPDDTVEESQAVSTIGQSHLMRRYTESFERYGLTVAQILVTDHDLGDTDRFTNFKNTIETLLEWGVVPIVNENDAVATEEIRIGDNDMISSSIAIGVDADLLVTLTDVGGVYTGNPKEDADAELIEAVGRNYDEVERIIDATASGSFGGIRTKVQGARRVSEHGRPAIIARSTEPDVLEKIATEQPVGTIFVPINDHQ
- a CDS encoding ATP-binding protein encodes the protein MEDASDAGTDGDHPYEHLVEHVQDAVVEFELIEGTPVVRGVNRAFVDVFGYEAGTVRGEPLNDLIVPEWLVEEAKQLDQQTGTGAINYQRVKRETATGLREFLYRGIPYEREDRDVDGFAVYTDITDLIRQQHRLQVLNRVLRHNLRNEANLISGHTARLLDQFPGDSGDAIGAAATIERAAADLESLAREAGEIGAVLSSSSQVDVVDSVPLVHGVVEAHRRESPRAEIRGEFPDEMVVRGNGHLRSAINSLVENAIEHNPTEEPFVRVSIRPLDPGWAAIRVDDDGPRIPADERDILTGDLEATQTQHGSGLGLWLAKWTAESYGGELRFAESAYGGNSVSLRLPRP
- the proC gene encoding pyrroline-5-carboxylate reductase; protein product: MMDVSVIGCGNMGGALITGLSDAGGYRITAYDVDPDAFESIEAYADRTTTDLDDVRDSEVVVLAVKPDIVPLVLEDLDLRAEQTLVTIAAGVSTDVVASETDATVVRVMPNLAARTRNMAAAVAWEAPDENVERMLGDLGEFVVIDENLMDVATALNGSGPAFVFYLVGAMQKRAVEEGLDAEKARVLAAQTFKGAAETILRSEESIEDLIDAVCSPGGTTIEGMDVLWDSDVEQEVGDALSAARRRSAELAEEAEK
- a CDS encoding glutamate-5-semialdehyde dehydrogenase — protein: MTEDTTTAEKSADTKVTEAQSAALALANLSESARNEALHAIADGIEARSEEILEANAKDVEAGEEMLEAGEYTQAFVDRLKLSESKLESIAAMVRSVAGQEDPLGRTLEARRLDEDLELYKVAVPIGVLGTVFESRPDALVQIAALSLKSGNAVVLKGGSEAAHSNRILYEVIREATADVPDGWAQLIEAREDVATLLERDDAVDLLMPRGSSEFVSYVEDNTKIPVLGHTEGICHVYADEDADLSMAADVAFDAKVQYPAVCNAVETLLVHESVAADLLPDLAARYREADVELRGDERARDIVEMNAASEADWSTEYGDLILAVKIVDSLEDAIDHVNTYGSKHTESIVTETADHAERFMRQIDAASVFHNASTRFADGYRFGLGAEVGISTGKTHARGPVGLEGLTTYKYHLEGDGQLVATYAGEGAKPFLHEDFAGEWSPGRLSTE
- the msrA gene encoding peptide-methionine (S)-S-oxide reductase MsrA, with the protein product MTTETATFGGGCFWCTEAAMKELAGVESVTSGYAGGDTENPTYREVCSGSTGHAEVVQVEYDPAVIDYPDLLEVFFATHDPTQLNRQGPDVGSQYRSIVLYDDDEQKRQAEAYVEALDGEYDDEIVTEIVELQRFWPAEEYHQDYFEKNPSDAYCRMHARPKVEKVREKFAELTDRQSTTSD
- a CDS encoding HEAT repeat domain-containing protein, with amino-acid sequence MTDAERAARLRDAARRAPATVDLEELGPHLAADSIEARARALETLGRLALAGRDVESYADRLDRCYGDRDLLDAPVRLSTERDSEAWVQPRALAFAVAALALTGAVDRGDAIRSAVNAYENQHPEFDAEMRTNTAIREVGWGFASVVIFTDGYVDVILSLVDRDDDTVRRVGASALSDVAEEYAPIRDEYPDETPRLVADAAERLATDSHPRVRYHAAFALTEYAMDRPELVRPRADVLSAALRDEAALVRKEAAATLGFVGAADAVPALRDLAETDPDERVREAAADARESLESERE
- a CDS encoding CBS domain-containing protein; amino-acid sequence: MDITDIVSTEYVELPPDATVSKLVGVFEDPSVTGVVVAGSEFEGVVTRRQLATSHRQPNEKLASLVWHVPRLAPDEDVRKVAQLMIDSDSRLLPVFEGQEPVGVVRADDILEAVTPFLDAATVAEAASTDLVTVDPTSSFGEALHVFRENRITHVPVVEDDAVVGMLSLYDVIDFTGRSADRSKGGDASGTDSFGGSISGSSGRARGGGYGAREGELARLLDLPVRDVMNSPVRTIQPEETLDRAVEEMFEIGGSSLAVTTDGELHGIITKTDVLDALTWEAGGNRAVQVYGIDLIDDIAYEDIVDMIDTLDERDQRMTVLDARVHLHRHDEKLRGTPLILARIRLHTDRGLYIASGEGYGAKHAINEAREVLERQIRDKKTYGRNKKPRSEEFWEKRFGWLLEGED
- a CDS encoding Hsp20/alpha crystallin family protein, encoding MANPRNPFRELDRLFEQMQENVGEASRWWESEPFARTERDSASMRVDLRDAGDELVLTAELPGFEKDDIDVHLTDQSLEIDAEHREEVEASDDEYIRRERYRASMSRSIPLPEAVMAEDVTASYGNGVLTVTMPKSEPESEGIEIDVD